Proteins encoded together in one Pseudomonas sp. Seg1 window:
- a CDS encoding DUF6124 family protein yields the protein MKKPTPNPPENNDTSPYESPDSKKFHEAAERALDHYLKPNALTLRFHKPSTMFQIAPDQDSESLLVHACESLAQASLMTSDIAAYIDLPQRRTIMAIQQIIMLAELAVNRVLDNHEIPQPPAHI from the coding sequence ATGAAAAAGCCAACACCCAATCCGCCCGAAAACAACGACACCTCGCCCTACGAATCCCCCGATTCGAAGAAATTCCACGAAGCCGCCGAACGCGCCCTCGACCACTACCTTAAACCCAACGCCCTGACCCTGCGCTTCCACAAACCCAGCACCATGTTCCAGATCGCGCCCGATCAGGACAGCGAAAGCCTGCTGGTCCACGCCTGCGAATCACTGGCCCAAGCCAGCCTCATGACCAGCGACATCGCCGCCTACATCGACCTGCCGCAGCGGCGGACGATCATGGCGATCCAGCAGATCATCATGTTGGCCGAACTGGCGGTAAACCGCGTGCTGGACAACCATGAAATTCCCCAGCCCCCAGCACACATCTAA
- the lon gene encoding endopeptidase La produces the protein MSDQQEFPENPDDYTETEAEHIEHTSSGKGLALPGQNLPDKVYIIPIHNRPFFPAQVLPVIVNEEPWAETLELVSKSDHHSLALFFMDTPQEDPRHFNTDALPQYGTLVKVHHASRENGKLQFVAQGLSRVRIKTWLKHHRPPYLVEVEYPHQPTEPTDEVKAYGMALINAIKELLPLNPLYSEELKNYLNRFSPNDPSPLTDFAAALTSATGPELQEVLDCVPMLKRMEKVLPMLRKEVEVARLQKEISAEVNRKIGEHQREFFLKEQLKVIQQELGLTKDDRSADLEQFEQRLEGKVLPAQVQKRLEEEMHKLSILETGSPEYAVTRNYLDWATSVPWGVYGKDKLDLKHARKVLDKHHAGLDDIKDRILEFLAVGAYKGEISGSIVLLVGPPGVGKTSVGKSIAESLGRPFYRFSLGGMRDEAEIKGHRRTYIGAQPGKLVQALKDVEVMNPVIMLDEIDKMGQSYQGDPASALLETLDPEQNVEFLDHYLDLRMDLSKVLFVCTANTLDSIPGPLLDRMEVIRLSGYITEEKVAIAKRHLWPKLLEKAGVSKGSLSISDSALKALIDGYAREAGVRQLEKQMGKLVRKAVMKLIDDPKAVIKLGPKDLEASLGHPVFRNEQVLSGTGVITGLAWTSMGGATLPIEATRIHTLNRGFKLTGQLGDVMKESAEIAYSYVSSHLKSFGGDPKFFDEAFVHLHVPEGATPKDGPSAGVTMASALLSLARNQAPKKGVAMTGELTLTGHVLPIGGVREKVIAARRQKIFELILPEPNRGNFEELPDYLKEGITVHFAKRFADVAKVLF, from the coding sequence ATGAGCGACCAGCAAGAATTCCCGGAAAACCCAGACGACTACACCGAAACCGAAGCCGAACACATCGAACACACCTCCTCCGGCAAAGGCCTCGCCCTGCCCGGCCAGAACCTGCCGGACAAGGTCTACATCATCCCGATCCACAACCGCCCGTTCTTCCCGGCCCAGGTCCTGCCGGTCATCGTCAACGAAGAACCCTGGGCCGAAACCCTCGAACTGGTCAGCAAATCCGATCACCACTCCCTGGCCCTGTTCTTCATGGACACCCCCCAGGAAGACCCGCGCCACTTCAACACCGACGCCCTGCCGCAATACGGCACCCTGGTCAAAGTCCACCACGCCAGCCGCGAAAACGGCAAACTGCAGTTCGTCGCCCAAGGCCTTAGCCGCGTACGCATCAAAACCTGGCTGAAACACCATCGCCCGCCGTACCTGGTCGAAGTCGAATACCCGCACCAGCCCACCGAGCCGACCGACGAGGTCAAGGCCTACGGCATGGCGCTGATCAACGCGATCAAGGAACTGCTGCCGCTCAACCCGCTGTACAGCGAAGAGCTGAAGAACTACCTCAACCGCTTCAGCCCCAACGACCCATCGCCGCTGACTGACTTCGCCGCCGCCCTGACCTCCGCCACCGGCCCCGAGCTGCAAGAAGTGCTCGACTGCGTGCCGATGCTCAAGCGCATGGAAAAAGTTCTGCCGATGCTGCGCAAGGAAGTCGAAGTCGCGCGCCTGCAAAAAGAGATCTCGGCGGAAGTTAACCGCAAGATCGGCGAGCATCAGCGCGAGTTCTTCCTCAAGGAACAGCTGAAAGTCATCCAGCAGGAACTTGGCCTGACCAAGGACGACCGCAGCGCCGACCTCGAACAGTTCGAACAACGCCTGGAAGGCAAAGTCCTGCCGGCGCAGGTGCAGAAGCGCCTCGAAGAAGAAATGCACAAACTGTCGATCCTTGAAACCGGTTCGCCGGAATACGCGGTCACCCGCAACTACCTCGACTGGGCGACTTCGGTGCCGTGGGGTGTGTATGGCAAGGACAAACTCGACCTCAAGCACGCGCGCAAGGTGCTCGACAAACACCACGCCGGCCTCGACGACATCAAGGACCGCATCCTCGAATTCCTCGCCGTCGGTGCCTATAAAGGTGAGATCAGCGGCTCCATCGTGTTGCTGGTCGGCCCACCGGGCGTGGGTAAAACCAGCGTCGGCAAATCCATCGCCGAGTCTCTCGGCAGGCCGTTCTACCGCTTCAGCCTCGGCGGTATGCGCGACGAAGCCGAGATCAAGGGCCACCGCCGCACCTACATCGGCGCGCAGCCGGGCAAACTGGTGCAGGCGTTGAAAGACGTCGAAGTGATGAACCCGGTGATCATGCTCGACGAGATCGACAAAATGGGCCAGAGCTACCAGGGCGACCCGGCCTCGGCGCTTTTGGAAACCCTCGATCCTGAGCAGAACGTCGAATTCCTCGATCACTACCTAGACCTGCGCATGGACCTGTCGAAAGTGCTGTTCGTCTGCACGGCCAACACCCTCGATTCGATCCCCGGCCCGTTGCTCGACCGGATGGAAGTGATTCGCCTGTCGGGCTACATCACCGAAGAAAAAGTCGCCATCGCCAAGCGTCACCTGTGGCCAAAACTGCTGGAGAAGGCTGGCGTGTCGAAAGGCAGCCTGAGCATCAGCGACAGCGCGCTCAAAGCCTTGATCGACGGTTACGCCCGTGAAGCCGGCGTGCGTCAGCTCGAAAAGCAAATGGGCAAACTGGTGCGCAAAGCGGTGATGAAGCTGATCGACGATCCGAAAGCGGTGATCAAACTCGGGCCGAAAGATCTTGAGGCCTCACTGGGTCATCCGGTGTTCCGCAACGAGCAAGTGTTGTCCGGTACCGGCGTGATTACCGGCCTGGCCTGGACCAGCATGGGCGGCGCGACCCTGCCGATCGAAGCCACGCGAATTCACACACTCAATCGCGGTTTCAAACTTACCGGGCAACTGGGTGACGTAATGAAGGAGTCGGCGGAGATCGCTTACAGCTACGTCAGCTCGCACCTGAAGTCGTTTGGCGGCGATCCGAAGTTCTTCGACGAAGCCTTCGTCCACCTGCACGTGCCGGAAGGTGCCACACCAAAAGACGGCCCAAGCGCCGGCGTGACCATGGCCAGCGCCCTGCTCTCCCTCGCCCGTAATCAGGCGCCGAAAAAAGGTGTGGCGATGACCGGCGAACTGACGCTGACCGGGCATGTACTGCCGATTGGCGGGGTGCGCGAGAAGGTGATTGCGGCAAGAAGACAGAAGATTTTCGAGCTGATTTTGCCGGAGCCGAATCGGGGTAACTTCGAGGAACTGCCGGATTATCTGAAGGAAGGCATTACCGTGCATTTCGCCAAGCGTTTTGCGGATGTGGCGAAGGTGTTGTTCTGA
- a CDS encoding protease inhibitor I42 family protein codes for MSPTRLFLPLALALLAACATQPKHNVTVEKQSECPVRLTTGQNLIIMLPSNPTTGYRWAIQDSAGGVLRALSPEVYSNPEDAGVVGAAGLSTWRFQAFAPGTGRLRLTSQQPWAPEVLPVETFDCAISVN; via the coding sequence ATGTCCCCCACTCGCCTGTTTCTCCCCCTCGCCCTTGCCTTGCTGGCCGCTTGCGCCACGCAGCCGAAACACAACGTGACCGTGGAAAAACAAAGCGAATGCCCGGTGCGGCTCACCACGGGGCAGAACCTCATCATCATGCTGCCGAGCAACCCGACCACGGGTTATCGCTGGGCCATTCAGGACTCGGCCGGTGGCGTGTTGCGCGCGCTCAGCCCTGAGGTTTACAGCAATCCCGAAGATGCCGGCGTGGTTGGCGCTGCCGGGCTTTCGACCTGGCGCTTCCAGGCCTTCGCCCCCGGCACCGGACGTCTGCGCCTGACCTCGCAACAACCGTGGGCACCCGAGGTGTTGCCGGTGGAAACCTTTGACTGCGCGATTTCGGTGAACTGA